Proteins found in one Gordonia sp. PDNC005 genomic segment:
- a CDS encoding MoxR family ATPase, translating to MYEVKRVIVGQDKLVERILVGLLAKGHILLEGVPGVAKTLAVETFATVVGGSFSRVQFTPDLVPTDLIGTRIYRQGREEFDTELGPVVANFLLADEINRAPAKVQSALLEVMAERHVSIGGTTYPMPEPFLVMATQNPIENEGVYPLPEAQRDRFLFKVIVDYPSVEEEREIVYRMGNEPPSASPVLDPETTLLLQRKAANVFVHHALVDYVVRVINATRRPAEVGLSDVEQWLAYGASPRATLGIVAAARALALINGRDYVIPQDVVEVIPDVLRHRLVLSYDALADDVSAEQIITRILQTIGLPQVSATPVPQPGEPVQAAPQQMQQQVPIGQAPTAQVQAPQVQQQPGPDQQGHVGR from the coding sequence ATGTACGAGGTCAAGCGGGTGATCGTCGGCCAGGACAAGCTGGTCGAACGGATCCTCGTCGGGCTCCTCGCGAAGGGTCACATCCTCCTCGAAGGTGTGCCGGGTGTCGCGAAGACTCTCGCCGTCGAGACCTTCGCGACAGTTGTGGGCGGCAGCTTCTCCCGTGTCCAGTTCACGCCCGACCTCGTGCCCACGGACCTCATCGGCACGCGCATCTACCGCCAGGGCCGTGAGGAGTTCGACACAGAACTCGGACCGGTCGTCGCGAACTTCCTGCTCGCCGACGAGATCAACCGAGCTCCGGCGAAGGTCCAGTCGGCACTTCTCGAGGTCATGGCCGAGCGTCACGTCTCCATCGGCGGCACCACCTACCCGATGCCCGAGCCCTTCCTCGTCATGGCGACACAGAACCCGATCGAGAACGAGGGCGTGTATCCGCTGCCCGAAGCGCAGCGTGACCGCTTCCTGTTCAAGGTGATCGTCGACTATCCCTCTGTCGAAGAGGAACGCGAGATCGTCTACCGGATGGGCAATGAGCCACCGTCGGCGTCGCCGGTCCTCGACCCGGAGACGACTCTGCTCCTGCAACGCAAGGCTGCCAACGTATTCGTTCACCACGCGCTGGTCGACTACGTGGTGCGTGTCATCAACGCCACGCGACGCCCGGCCGAGGTCGGTCTGAGCGACGTCGAGCAGTGGTTGGCGTATGGCGCATCGCCGCGAGCCACCCTCGGCATCGTCGCCGCGGCCCGTGCCCTCGCGCTCATCAACGGTCGCGACTACGTGATTCCGCAGGACGTGGTCGAGGTGATCCCCGATGTGCTCCGGCACCGCCTGGTCCTCAGCTACGATGCGCTCGCCGACGACGTGTCCGCCGAGCAGATCATCACTCGCATCCTCCAGACCATCGGTCTGCCGCAGGTCTCGGCGACGCCGGTGCCGCAGCCGGGTGAGCCGGTCCAGGCCGCGCCGCAGCAGATGCAGCAGCAGGTCCCGATCGGTCAGGCTCCGACTGCGCAGGTTCAGGCGCCGCAGGTTCAGCAGCAGCCGGGGCCGGATCAGCAGGGTCATGTCGGCCGATAG